Proteins from a single region of Amycolatopsis sp. CA-230715:
- a CDS encoding response regulator, whose translation MTPTPIRLLIADDHPVVRDGLSTMFASAPGFEVLGEAADGAEAVRLAEELRPEVILLDLRMPVMDGLTAITELARRGVSARVLVLTTYDTDAHVLPAIEAGATGYLLKDSPREDLLRGVRAAANGETVLSPSVAAWLMNRVRTPAPQLLSNRELEVLRLVAAGNTNREVAAALFVTEATVKSHLLNIYGKLGVGDRAAAVAEAFHRRLLVPETPESR comes from the coding sequence ATGACTCCGACGCCGATCCGGCTGCTGATCGCCGACGACCACCCCGTCGTCAGGGACGGGCTGAGCACGATGTTCGCCTCCGCGCCCGGATTCGAGGTGCTCGGCGAAGCCGCGGACGGCGCCGAGGCCGTCCGGCTCGCCGAGGAGCTGAGGCCCGAGGTGATCCTGCTGGACCTGCGCATGCCGGTGATGGACGGGCTGACCGCGATCACCGAACTGGCCAGGCGCGGTGTCTCCGCGCGCGTGCTGGTGCTGACGACCTACGACACCGACGCCCACGTGCTCCCCGCGATCGAAGCCGGTGCGACCGGCTACCTGCTCAAGGACTCGCCGAGGGAAGACCTGCTGCGCGGCGTGCGCGCCGCCGCCAACGGCGAGACGGTGCTGTCGCCGTCGGTGGCGGCCTGGCTGATGAACCGCGTCCGGACGCCCGCCCCGCAGCTGCTCAGCAACCGGGAACTGGAAGTGCTCCGGCTCGTCGCGGCCGGGAACACCAACCGCGAGGTGGCCGCCGCCCTGTTCGTCACCGAGGCCACGGTCAAGAGCCACCTGTTGAACATCTACGGCAAGCTCGGTGTCGGCGACCGCGCCGCCGCGGTGGCCGAGGCGTTCCACCGGCGGCTGCTCGTCCCGGAAACACCGGAATCGCGGTGA
- a CDS encoding VC0807 family protein yields MTVEHTRRGAILGIALDVLPPTVAYFALRALGVGTELALLAATAVAGLRLVQVAVRTRRFDVFAAFLMAVYGLSFLTALMSGDERFLLLRDSFTTGGLAAGFLLSCAVGRPLVFLAARRASGEAQASEWDSRWTAEPGVRRTFTVLTFTWGWGLLAEAVARIPFVYLLPPDAVMGVSSALQAIAVLALVAWSVRYVKRRKQNGATTAPVG; encoded by the coding sequence ATGACTGTGGAGCACACTCGACGCGGGGCGATCCTCGGCATCGCACTGGATGTCCTGCCGCCGACGGTGGCGTACTTCGCCTTGCGCGCGTTGGGCGTCGGCACCGAACTGGCCTTGCTCGCCGCGACCGCGGTCGCGGGTCTGCGCCTGGTCCAGGTCGCCGTGCGAACGCGCAGGTTCGACGTCTTCGCGGCGTTCCTGATGGCGGTGTACGGGCTTTCGTTCCTCACCGCGCTGATGAGCGGCGACGAGCGGTTCCTGCTGCTGCGCGATTCCTTCACCACGGGCGGGCTGGCGGCGGGTTTCCTGCTCAGTTGCGCGGTGGGCAGGCCGCTGGTCTTCCTGGCGGCGCGGCGCGCGTCGGGGGAGGCACAGGCGTCCGAATGGGACAGCCGGTGGACCGCGGAGCCCGGCGTGCGCCGCACGTTCACCGTGTTGACGTTCACCTGGGGCTGGGGACTGCTCGCCGAAGCCGTCGCGCGGATCCCGTTCGTCTACCTGCTGCCCCCGGACGCGGTGATGGGCGTTTCGAGCGCGTTGCAGGCGATCGCCGTGCTGGCACTGGTGGCGTGGAGCGTCCGCTATGTCAAGCGGCGCAAGCAAAACGGCGCGACCACGGCGCCGGTCGGCTGA
- a CDS encoding PadR family transcriptional regulator, with amino-acid sequence MSLRHALLGLLVRDPASGYDLTKEFEGALGQFAWQARHSQIYPELKRLTGDGSVEVVSEGARGRKTYAVTEDGRAEFRDWMMRTPETGARNEFILRLFLVSSLDREDAKALLRGYADAADEQVSGIRGFLRGREDDWESDPLDHGHLAADYSLRIVGAIRDWALAALDRIEAAEAGRRKR; translated from the coding sequence ATGTCGCTGCGCCACGCACTGCTCGGGCTGCTGGTCAGGGACCCGGCCAGCGGGTACGACCTGACGAAGGAGTTCGAGGGGGCGCTCGGCCAGTTCGCGTGGCAGGCGCGGCACAGCCAGATTTACCCGGAGCTGAAGCGGCTGACCGGGGACGGCAGCGTCGAAGTGGTGTCCGAAGGCGCGCGCGGGCGGAAGACTTACGCGGTCACCGAGGACGGCCGCGCCGAGTTCCGGGACTGGATGATGCGGACGCCCGAAACCGGGGCGCGCAACGAGTTCATCCTGCGCCTGTTCCTGGTCTCCTCCCTCGACCGCGAGGACGCGAAGGCGCTCTTGCGCGGTTACGCCGACGCGGCCGACGAGCAGGTGAGCGGGATCCGCGGTTTCCTCCGCGGCCGCGAAGACGACTGGGAGAGCGATCCGCTCGACCACGGGCACCTCGCCGCGGACTACTCGCTGCGGATAGTCGGCGCCATCCGCGACTGGGCGCTGGCCGCGCTCGACCGCATCGAAGCCGCCGAAGCCGGGCGCCGGAAACGCTGA
- a CDS encoding glycoside hydrolase, protein MKARLRKALAPFAALTVFTTGSAYGAGQDQQVVTVPIAGGQATVDTRTLGVTGHTADGRTVTLSAPAKEPLGTPGRVTARGGVTTWTYPDRGLGVEVSADHGRLAVNLRSSGDTALTWPVTGTDRETTAMQIPRGEGVHIPVADPFWNSPESGLTDTELKDLTMPFWGTSTASGGASYLVPTDLGTRLRFVSADKRLSAEATHEFKPARRTGAYTVLLSLTTGAPTAAAQDYRGLLGERGLLSTLEQKIRDNPDTGKLTGAFHAYLWGDGRSARAIGKLRELGISKMWLGYDADGKPLDRDATKAAIDAGYLVGPYDSWDNAQPPEQADTPVAKWPAPVWPDACVHDEHGKPVTGFKGRGCYVSSEALARAEPAQHYLEKRVDAMTAAGPNSYFLDVDATGEVFDDYTPAHPMTQAEDRENRLRRMAALTEKRKLVLGSESVGSWANQVVSYSHGSSTPVADGLWAAERDAKSWGGYWPADRPGFFFTPAELPANVAKAMFDAAYRVPLYQTVLHDSVVSTDRWELPLHKLPRQETTRILLAMLYNTPLNFALDGKAIAEHGPKIARLQEFFAFLQQNAGTKAMSGFRWRTDDHLVQETTLGTLTVTANFGTGPHDGLPGGCVRARTPDTTRLLCPNDFR, encoded by the coding sequence ATGAAGGCAAGACTGAGAAAAGCGCTGGCACCGTTCGCCGCGCTGACCGTGTTCACGACCGGCAGCGCGTACGGCGCTGGCCAGGACCAGCAGGTCGTGACCGTCCCCATCGCGGGCGGACAGGCCACAGTGGATACTCGAACGCTCGGGGTGACCGGGCACACCGCCGATGGCCGTACCGTGACGTTGTCGGCTCCCGCCAAGGAACCGCTCGGCACGCCGGGCCGGGTCACGGCACGAGGCGGCGTCACGACCTGGACCTACCCCGACCGCGGGCTCGGCGTCGAGGTTTCCGCCGATCACGGACGGCTCGCCGTGAACCTGCGCAGCAGCGGCGACACCGCGCTGACCTGGCCGGTGACCGGAACCGACCGCGAGACGACCGCGATGCAGATCCCGCGCGGGGAAGGGGTGCACATCCCGGTCGCCGACCCGTTCTGGAACTCACCGGAGAGCGGGCTCACCGACACCGAGCTCAAGGACCTCACGATGCCGTTCTGGGGCACGAGCACGGCATCGGGCGGCGCGAGCTACCTCGTGCCGACGGATCTGGGCACGAGGCTGCGGTTCGTCTCCGCGGACAAGCGGCTGAGCGCGGAGGCGACGCACGAGTTCAAGCCCGCCAGGCGAACCGGCGCCTACACCGTGCTGCTGTCCCTGACCACCGGGGCGCCGACGGCGGCGGCGCAGGACTACCGCGGGCTGCTCGGCGAGCGCGGTCTTCTGTCCACTTTGGAGCAGAAGATCCGGGACAATCCCGACACCGGCAAGCTCACCGGTGCTTTCCACGCCTACCTGTGGGGAGACGGCCGGAGCGCGCGGGCGATCGGCAAGCTGCGGGAACTCGGGATATCCAAGATGTGGCTCGGCTACGACGCCGACGGCAAGCCCCTCGACCGCGACGCGACCAAGGCGGCGATCGACGCCGGGTACCTCGTCGGCCCCTACGACAGCTGGGACAACGCGCAACCGCCGGAGCAGGCCGACACCCCGGTGGCGAAGTGGCCCGCTCCGGTGTGGCCGGACGCCTGCGTGCACGACGAGCACGGGAAACCGGTCACCGGCTTCAAGGGCCGCGGGTGCTACGTCAGCTCCGAGGCGCTCGCCCGCGCCGAACCGGCTCAGCACTACCTCGAAAAGCGGGTGGACGCCATGACCGCCGCCGGGCCCAACAGTTACTTCCTCGATGTCGACGCCACCGGAGAGGTCTTCGACGACTACACCCCCGCACATCCCATGACCCAGGCCGAAGATCGCGAGAACCGGTTGCGCCGCATGGCCGCGCTCACCGAAAAGCGCAAGCTCGTCCTCGGTTCCGAAAGCGTTGGCAGCTGGGCGAACCAGGTCGTCAGCTACAGCCACGGTTCGAGCACACCGGTCGCGGACGGGCTGTGGGCGGCCGAACGGGACGCGAAGTCCTGGGGCGGCTATTGGCCAGCCGACCGGCCGGGGTTCTTCTTCACCCCGGCCGAGCTGCCCGCGAACGTGGCCAAGGCGATGTTCGACGCCGCCTACCGCGTGCCGCTCTACCAGACCGTGCTCCACGACTCGGTCGTCAGCACCGATCGGTGGGAACTGCCGCTGCACAAGCTGCCCCGGCAGGAAACCACCCGGATCCTGCTCGCGATGCTCTACAACACGCCGCTCAACTTCGCGCTCGACGGGAAGGCCATCGCCGAGCACGGGCCGAAGATCGCGCGGCTGCAGGAGTTCTTCGCCTTCCTCCAGCAGAACGCGGGCACCAAGGCGATGAGCGGGTTCCGGTGGCGCACCGACGACCACCTCGTCCAAGAAACGACCCTCGGCACACTCACGGTGACCGCGAACTTCGGCACCGGTCCGCACGACGGGCTGCCGGGCGGATGCGTGCGAGCGCGCACGCCGGACACTACGCGCCTGCTCTGCCCGAACGACTTCCGCTGA
- a CDS encoding response regulator transcription factor, translating into MNERVSVLVVDDEPAVRAALADALELQSYRVRTAPDGESALRAIAEARPDLIVLDVVMPGLDGLAVCRAVRAAGDRTPILVLTARSASRDRIDGLDAGADDYVVKPYDLGELLARVRALLRRVGGTGTAVLGFADLTLDEASRQGRRGSRVIQFTETEFALLALLTRNAGQVLTRDVITDRVWGYDFGPAGNSVEVYVRYLRRKLEADGEPRLVHTVRGIGYQLRLP; encoded by the coding sequence ATGAACGAACGAGTTTCCGTGCTGGTCGTCGACGACGAACCCGCCGTGCGCGCCGCGCTCGCCGACGCGCTGGAACTGCAGTCCTACCGGGTGCGGACCGCGCCGGACGGGGAGTCGGCACTGCGGGCGATCGCCGAGGCCCGCCCGGATCTGATCGTGCTCGACGTGGTGATGCCGGGGCTCGACGGGCTCGCGGTGTGCCGTGCCGTGCGCGCGGCGGGGGACCGGACGCCGATCCTCGTGCTCACCGCGCGCTCGGCGTCGCGGGACCGGATCGACGGGTTGGACGCCGGCGCCGACGACTACGTGGTGAAGCCCTACGACCTCGGCGAGCTGCTGGCGCGGGTGCGGGCGTTGCTGCGCCGCGTGGGCGGCACGGGAACGGCCGTCCTCGGCTTCGCGGACCTGACCCTGGACGAAGCGTCGCGCCAGGGCAGGCGCGGGAGCAGGGTCATCCAGTTCACCGAAACCGAGTTCGCGCTGCTGGCGCTGCTGACCCGCAACGCGGGCCAGGTCCTCACCAGGGACGTGATCACCGACCGGGTGTGGGGCTACGACTTCGGCCCCGCTGGCAACTCCGTCGAGGTCTACGTCAGGTACCTGCGCCGCAAGCTCGAAGCGGACGGCGAACCGCGGCTCGTGCACACCGTGCGCGGGATCGGCTACCAGCTGAGGCTGCCGTGA
- a CDS encoding ATP-binding protein, whose protein sequence is MTGPWRLRTRIAVLSAVCVALVAASMAVAAYFFFDRELRRQLDLGLAREANRIQLLVKAGRWDATGTGDCEWIATPACSQVIAPDQQGPGAGDVPGLPVDARVRSVAAGTAEAFRTDVVVAGHPLRLLTTPLPGGRALQVAVRSDGVEQSLARIQEILLAAGAGGVLLACALGYLIARTGLRPVAAIVAATKRVTATRDPGHRIEVRGDDELAQLSRNFNAMLAALEDSVTAQRRLVADASHELRTPITSLRSDIDLLTLAGPLEPDRQQRVLDRVHAQFAELTQVVNDLIELARGDEPGDIAEEVRLDEIVEGCRARADRHWPGVAFTGDLEPTMLDGVPDRLARAVTNLLDNAAKFSPDGGTVAIRLRDRVLTVTDHGPGIAPEDVPKVFDRFYRAPAARTLPGSGLGLAIVAQVATAHGARVEVTSPEGGGTSIALRFPAPADDPG, encoded by the coding sequence GTGACCGGTCCGTGGCGGCTCAGAACCCGCATCGCGGTGCTGTCGGCGGTGTGCGTGGCACTGGTGGCCGCGTCGATGGCCGTCGCGGCGTACTTCTTCTTCGACCGGGAGCTTCGACGGCAACTCGACCTCGGGCTGGCGCGGGAGGCGAACCGGATCCAGCTGCTCGTCAAGGCGGGCCGGTGGGACGCGACCGGCACGGGTGACTGCGAGTGGATCGCGACTCCCGCCTGCAGCCAGGTGATCGCACCGGACCAGCAGGGTCCCGGCGCGGGGGACGTGCCGGGGCTGCCGGTCGACGCGCGAGTCCGCTCGGTCGCGGCCGGTACCGCCGAAGCCTTCCGGACCGACGTCGTGGTCGCCGGGCACCCGCTTCGCCTGCTGACGACACCGCTGCCCGGCGGGCGGGCACTGCAGGTCGCCGTGCGTTCGGACGGCGTGGAGCAAAGCCTCGCCCGTATCCAGGAGATCCTGCTCGCGGCAGGCGCCGGTGGGGTGCTGCTGGCCTGCGCCTTGGGCTACCTCATCGCCCGCACCGGTCTCCGGCCGGTGGCCGCCATCGTCGCGGCAACCAAGCGCGTGACCGCCACCCGCGATCCCGGCCACCGGATCGAGGTGCGCGGCGACGACGAACTGGCGCAGCTTTCGCGGAACTTCAACGCCATGCTCGCCGCGTTGGAGGACTCGGTCACCGCCCAGCGCCGCTTGGTCGCCGACGCCTCCCACGAACTGCGGACCCCGATCACCTCCCTGCGGTCGGACATCGACCTGCTCACCCTCGCCGGTCCCCTCGAACCGGACCGCCAGCAGCGCGTCCTCGATCGCGTCCACGCGCAGTTCGCCGAGCTGACCCAGGTGGTGAACGACCTGATCGAGCTCGCGCGGGGCGACGAACCCGGCGACATCGCCGAAGAGGTCCGGCTCGACGAGATCGTCGAGGGCTGCCGCGCCCGCGCCGACCGGCACTGGCCGGGTGTCGCGTTCACCGGCGACCTGGAGCCGACGATGCTCGACGGCGTCCCGGACCGGCTCGCCCGCGCGGTCACCAACCTCCTCGACAACGCCGCCAAGTTCAGCCCCGACGGCGGCACCGTGGCGATCCGCCTCCGCGACCGAGTCCTCACCGTGACCGACCATGGCCCCGGTATCGCCCCCGAGGACGTACCGAAGGTCTTCGACCGGTTCTACCGCGCCCCCGCGGCGCGAACCCTGCCGGGATCGGGACTGGGACTGGCGATCGTCGCCCAGGTGGCCACCGCGCACGGCGCCCGCGTCGAGGTCACCTCGCCGGAGGGCGGTGGAACGAGCATCGCTCTCCGCTTTCCCGCTCCCGCGGACGATCCCGGCTGA
- a CDS encoding ABC transporter substrate-binding protein gives MTSRYYFGFVPRPDRSLPRPWTDWLRLFLVAALVFVASGVAVFKEDLHRLVTCNDGWPDTAAWSAGGECVGLSDAPYDFEHDAFAPALHVIDEQNRAAADRCAPDGTPVVVGVLMTMTDRETGGRAVHELEGIAAGQRRANGTGCLHPMRLVVANIGAYGEDNDGLEVAQALADRPDVVAVAGLGLSRQRSAEIADLLAGAKIPMVSDLITAEGFDQTGSAADHPAFDTCSPDITYSRGIGKDYFYRVAYRNSVQIDRLAKIITARPDFVMVPNGGSDPYTCTSLPMVQRRFGDVTKVRFDADEASTVPQTAKRLCSSAKDVTVMYIARGRDLARLLFSIDEAFSSGQCAATSVTVVSTSDGERIRAQEDNPALEDLRGKALRAPSLANGRLRALMALVPGADRQRADNPGFADLVASFTEAGFDAAHLDDGWGVNAYDSVTTISEALRTLPANRPVQRSEVNTAISGFSSVEQAVRGAGGPITFDNSGNRVDDHTPVVRICPVSTRGDQPLRARTLPAEPGAIPPC, from the coding sequence GTGACTTCGCGCTACTACTTCGGGTTCGTCCCCAGGCCCGACCGCAGCCTGCCCCGCCCGTGGACCGACTGGCTGCGGCTCTTCCTCGTGGCGGCGCTGGTATTCGTCGCCTCCGGGGTCGCCGTGTTCAAAGAGGACCTCCACCGGCTGGTCACCTGCAACGACGGGTGGCCCGACACGGCGGCGTGGTCGGCGGGCGGCGAATGCGTCGGCCTGAGCGACGCGCCCTACGACTTCGAGCACGACGCCTTCGCCCCGGCACTGCACGTCATCGACGAGCAGAACCGCGCGGCCGCCGACCGATGCGCGCCCGACGGGACGCCGGTGGTCGTCGGGGTGCTCATGACCATGACCGACCGCGAGACCGGCGGCCGCGCGGTGCACGAACTCGAAGGAATAGCCGCGGGACAGCGGCGCGCCAACGGCACCGGCTGCCTGCACCCGATGCGGCTGGTGGTCGCGAACATCGGCGCGTACGGCGAGGACAACGACGGGCTCGAGGTGGCGCAGGCGCTCGCCGACCGGCCCGACGTCGTCGCGGTGGCGGGACTCGGACTGAGCAGGCAGCGCTCCGCCGAGATCGCGGACCTGCTGGCGGGCGCCAAGATCCCGATGGTGTCCGACCTGATCACCGCCGAGGGCTTCGACCAGACCGGCTCCGCCGCGGATCATCCCGCCTTCGACACCTGCTCGCCGGACATCACCTACTCCCGCGGTATCGGGAAGGACTACTTCTACCGCGTCGCGTACCGGAACTCGGTGCAGATCGACCGGCTCGCCAAGATCATCACCGCCCGGCCCGATTTCGTCATGGTGCCGAACGGGGGATCCGATCCCTACACCTGCACCTCGCTGCCGATGGTGCAACGCCGGTTCGGCGACGTGACGAAGGTGCGGTTCGACGCGGACGAGGCGAGCACGGTGCCGCAAACGGCGAAACGGCTGTGCAGCAGCGCCAAGGACGTCACGGTCATGTACATCGCGCGCGGGCGCGATCTCGCCCGGCTGTTGTTCAGCATCGACGAGGCGTTCTCGAGCGGGCAGTGCGCCGCGACGTCGGTGACCGTGGTCAGCACCTCCGACGGCGAACGGATCCGTGCGCAGGAGGACAACCCGGCGCTGGAAGACCTGCGCGGCAAGGCGTTGCGCGCGCCCAGTCTCGCCAACGGCCGGTTGCGCGCGCTGATGGCACTCGTGCCCGGTGCGGACCGGCAGCGCGCCGACAACCCCGGGTTCGCCGATCTCGTCGCCTCGTTCACCGAGGCCGGATTCGACGCGGCGCACCTCGACGACGGCTGGGGCGTCAACGCCTACGACTCGGTGACCACCATCTCCGAGGCACTGCGGACGCTGCCCGCGAACAGGCCGGTGCAGCGCAGCGAGGTCAACACCGCGATCAGCGGCTTCTCCTCGGTCGAGCAGGCGGTGCGCGGGGCAGGCGGGCCGATCACCTTCGACAACAGCGGCAACCGCGTCGACGACCACACTCCCGTGGTGCGGATCTGCCCGGTGTCCACGCGCGGTGACCAACCGTTGCGCGCACGGACCCTGCCCGCCGAGCCGGGCGCCATCCCGCCGTGCTGA
- a CDS encoding peptide deformylase, producing MTTAALSDLVDALLAGPSPAPIVTAGDPVLRQQGQPYDGQLTDDQFTRLIALMRTTMREAPGVGLAAPQIGVPLRVAVVEDPATLRPGTSAESLRIRGRVPQPFRVLVNPRYTASDPGSASFFEGCLSVPGWQAVTTRHERVRLRGQDEHGRELDEEVKGWPARIVQHETDHLDGVLYLDRAEIRSLSTTAHVLDRWADPTPENAARALGFSLPGTVH from the coding sequence GTGACCACGGCAGCACTGAGCGATCTCGTCGACGCGCTGCTGGCAGGGCCCTCCCCCGCCCCGATCGTCACCGCGGGCGACCCGGTGCTCAGGCAGCAGGGGCAGCCCTACGACGGCCAGCTCACCGACGATCAGTTCACCCGCCTCATCGCGTTGATGCGCACCACGATGCGCGAAGCGCCGGGCGTCGGGCTCGCCGCGCCGCAGATCGGGGTGCCGCTGCGCGTCGCGGTCGTCGAGGATCCCGCAACGCTCCGGCCGGGCACTTCGGCCGAATCGCTCCGGATCCGCGGCCGGGTGCCGCAACCGTTCCGGGTGCTGGTGAACCCGCGCTACACCGCGTCGGATCCGGGTTCCGCATCCTTCTTCGAAGGGTGCTTGAGCGTGCCGGGCTGGCAGGCCGTGACCACGCGGCACGAACGCGTCCGCCTGCGCGGGCAGGACGAGCACGGGCGCGAACTCGACGAGGAGGTCAAGGGCTGGCCCGCCCGCATCGTCCAGCACGAAACCGATCACCTCGACGGCGTGCTCTACCTCGACCGCGCGGAAATCAGGTCGCTGTCCACCACCGCGCACGTGCTCGACCGCTGGGCGGACCCGACACCGGAGAACGCGGCGCGCGCACTCGGCTTCTCCCTGCCCGGCACCGTCCACTGA
- a CDS encoding class I SAM-dependent methyltransferase, which produces MDDRPITVAQQNFRQRAETLERMGKQERFTHIFETNLWGSDSVSGPGSDAEQTRALRARLPELLAEFGVRTLLDLPCGDFGWLSEVDLGLARYIGADIVAELVRRNTERYGQHSAREFRVLDLTADPLPAADAVLCRDCLVHLSFADIRGALENLRRSGSRYLLTTTFTEQTANEDISTGDWRPLNLCRAPFGFPEPLAMLVEGCTEGGGAFADKTLALWEIATLPR; this is translated from the coding sequence ATGGACGACCGGCCGATCACGGTGGCGCAGCAGAACTTCCGGCAGCGTGCCGAGACGTTGGAGCGCATGGGGAAGCAGGAGCGCTTCACACACATCTTCGAGACGAACCTGTGGGGTTCGGATTCGGTTTCCGGGCCGGGATCCGACGCGGAGCAGACCCGCGCGCTGCGCGCCCGGTTGCCGGAGCTGCTGGCGGAGTTCGGCGTGCGGACGCTGCTCGACCTGCCCTGCGGCGACTTCGGCTGGCTCAGCGAGGTGGATCTCGGGCTGGCGCGGTACATCGGCGCCGACATCGTCGCCGAGCTGGTGCGGCGGAACACCGAACGGTACGGGCAGCACTCGGCGCGGGAGTTCCGCGTGCTCGACCTGACCGCGGACCCGTTGCCCGCCGCGGACGCGGTGCTGTGCCGCGACTGCCTCGTCCACCTGAGCTTCGCCGATATCCGCGGCGCCCTGGAGAACCTCCGCCGCAGCGGTTCCCGTTACCTGCTGACCACGACGTTCACCGAGCAGACGGCCAACGAGGACATCTCGACCGGGGACTGGCGGCCGCTGAACCTGTGCCGTGCGCCGTTCGGTTTCCCCGAGCCGCTGGCGATGCTGGTCGAAGGCTGCACCGAGGGCGGCGGCGCCTTCGCGGACAAGACGTTGGCGCTGTGGGAAATCGCCACCCTTCCCCGATGA
- a CDS encoding APH(3'') family aminoglycoside O-phosphotransferase — protein MNAPPGEWEPVTNGESGATVFRSADGARYAKCVPAGQRDLLARERDRVDWLAATAVNGPEVLDWADGPEGACLVTSTVRGVPADTVSSAELRRAWPSIVEAVRELHALPAGDCPFTRDLARMFALAEDVVARGAVTTGFLPVEQQGTLPAELLARLTEQLDHRLAQEPADTVVCHGDLCLPNIVLDRDALEFAGFLDLGRLGLADRYADISLLLANSRETWDDDDQAVVADREFAGRHGIALDADRQRFYLHLDPLTWG, from the coding sequence ATGAACGCGCCGCCCGGAGAGTGGGAACCCGTCACGAACGGCGAGTCCGGCGCCACCGTTTTCCGCAGTGCCGACGGGGCGAGGTACGCCAAGTGCGTTCCGGCGGGGCAGCGGGATCTCCTTGCGCGGGAACGGGATCGCGTCGACTGGCTCGCCGCCACCGCGGTCAACGGGCCGGAGGTGCTCGACTGGGCCGACGGGCCCGAGGGGGCCTGCCTGGTGACCAGTACCGTCCGCGGGGTGCCTGCCGACACCGTGTCCTCGGCGGAACTCCGGCGGGCGTGGCCGTCCATCGTCGAGGCGGTGCGCGAACTGCACGCGTTGCCCGCGGGGGACTGCCCGTTCACGAGGGACCTGGCGCGGATGTTCGCGCTGGCCGAGGACGTGGTCGCGCGCGGTGCGGTCACCACCGGGTTCCTGCCGGTCGAGCAGCAGGGGACACTGCCCGCCGAACTGCTCGCCAGGCTGACCGAGCAACTCGACCACCGCCTCGCGCAGGAGCCAGCCGACACGGTCGTCTGCCACGGTGATCTCTGCCTGCCCAACATCGTCCTCGACCGGGACGCGCTCGAGTTCGCCGGTTTTCTCGACCTCGGGCGCCTCGGCCTCGCCGACCGGTACGCCGACATCTCGTTGCTGCTCGCCAATTCCAGGGAAACCTGGGACGACGACGACCAGGCAGTCGTCGCGGACCGGGAGTTCGCCGGCCGGCACGGCATCGCGCTCGACGCCGACCGGCAACGGTTCTACCTCCACCTCGACCCGCTCACCTGGGGCTAG
- a CDS encoding NAD(P)H-binding protein, translated as MIIVTGASGQLGRAVVDTLLDRVPAEQLAVSVRDPARLADLRQRGVRVRRGDFDEPATLDEAFEGATTALIVSVNKLGDEAVRANRAAISAAASAGAKRIVYTSHLGMSPESAFPPCVTHAATEDALRDCGTAFTALRNGFYAATVPLLLRQALGSGELRVPEDGAVAWTAHADLAEAAARVLLDGGFDGATPPLTGPAAVGMREVAAIASEITGRAIRHVVVSDGEYRDGLLSAGVPSARADLLVGMFEASRRGDFGPADPALAALLGRPTTTIEDYLRGALSTVD; from the coding sequence ATGATTATCGTGACCGGGGCGAGTGGCCAGCTGGGCCGTGCGGTCGTGGACACCCTCCTCGACCGAGTTCCCGCCGAGCAGCTCGCGGTCAGCGTCCGCGACCCGGCAAGGCTCGCCGATCTGCGGCAGCGCGGCGTCCGGGTCCGGCGCGGGGACTTCGACGAACCCGCGACGCTCGACGAAGCGTTCGAAGGGGCGACGACGGCACTGATCGTCTCCGTGAACAAGCTCGGCGACGAAGCGGTGCGGGCCAACCGCGCCGCGATCTCCGCCGCCGCGTCCGCGGGCGCGAAGCGCATCGTCTACACCAGCCATCTGGGCATGAGCCCGGAATCCGCGTTCCCACCGTGTGTCACCCACGCCGCCACCGAGGACGCGCTTCGCGACTGCGGAACCGCTTTCACCGCACTGCGCAACGGCTTCTACGCGGCCACCGTCCCACTGCTCCTGCGGCAGGCGCTCGGCTCCGGGGAACTGCGCGTGCCCGAAGACGGCGCGGTCGCCTGGACCGCCCATGCCGATCTCGCCGAGGCGGCGGCTCGCGTCCTGCTCGACGGAGGCTTCGACGGGGCCACCCCGCCGCTGACCGGACCGGCCGCGGTCGGCATGCGCGAGGTGGCCGCCATCGCCTCGGAGATCACCGGCAGGGCCATTCGGCACGTGGTCGTCTCCGACGGCGAGTACCGGGACGGCCTGCTTTCCGCCGGTGTGCCCTCGGCGAGGGCCGATCTGCTGGTCGGCATGTTCGAGGCGAGCAGGCGCGGGGACTTCGGGCCTGCCGATCCCGCGCTGGCGGCGTTGCTCGGCCGTCCCACGACCACGATCGAGGACTACCTGCGCGGGGCGTTGTCCACAGTGGACTAG